The Branchiostoma floridae strain S238N-H82 chromosome 8, Bfl_VNyyK, whole genome shotgun sequence genome has a segment encoding these proteins:
- the LOC118421375 gene encoding kelch-like protein 24, with protein MASAQRSQTSFDFCHDMHSSALLQGLQELRSENMLVDVILCVSGREIPCHRNVLAACSGYFRAMFCNAHLESKEHKVTIEEQSANAFQLLVDYAYTSRVTITEDNAVELMEAANFFQILPVKDACTKFLSEILCVKNCLKMVNLGGMIDPILEADAMSFAMKEFTGVSKTPEFLDLTKGQLTKLISSDDLNAPEETLYTAVMTWINHDTKKRKKEMRELMELVRFPFMDKMYFLEKVETDKTLRMCCPDIVSEALKYQAFPGEVQSPRTRPRRVSGLREAVMVIGGCEMSEEDFVFTDSMMTTHSSAPSSTSWVSMTTMKTSSDDGFAVAVLGTSDIMVCGGASSKDVWLYHSRLDSWSKLAPMRTDRFYHKLAVLQGKVYAIGGRSLRRGTQAGVDIYDQSLNKWTEGVPLPQPRYCHAVAVLDGSIYAIGGRVAGYIWSSTSTVFRFSNSQWHSVRDMPEKASSITASVLNGSIYVAGIPTKVLCYRPEEDMWTVVANTCTGRQCGMTVLGGQIYIYGGMDTDNNGTVTSKVWQLNQKDKSLKQVGNMPKGLAEHACVTILKG; from the coding sequence ATGGCATCAGCACAGAGGTCACAGACATCGTTTGACTTCTGTCATGACATGCACTCGAGCGCCCTCTTGCAGGGTTTGCAGGAACTGCGATCAGAGAACATGTTGGTGGACGTCATCCTGTGTGTCTCCGGGAGAGAAATCCCCTGCCATAGAAACGTACTTGCTGCTTGCAGCGGATATTTTCGCGCAATGTTCTGCAATGCACACCTCGAGAGCAAGGAGCATAAGGTGACCATCGAAGAACAGAGCGCCAATGCTTTTCAACTTCTTGTTGACTATGCCTACACGTCGAGGGTGACGATCACTGAAGACAATGCTGTAGAACTAATGGAAGCAGCCAACTTCTTCCAGATTCTACCAGTCAAGGATGCATGCACAAAGTTCCTATCAGAGATTCTGTGTGTCAAGAACTGCCTGAAGATGGTAAACTTGGGTGGCATGATTGACCCCATCCTGGAAGCAGATGCGATGTCGTTTGCCATGAAGGAGTTTACTGGAGTCAGCAAAACACCAGAGTTCCTTGACTTGACAAAGGGACAGCTCACCAAGCTCATCTCATCAGATGACCTCAATGCACCCGAAGAAACTTTGTACACAGCAGTGATGACATGGATCAACCATGACaccaagaagaggaagaaggagaTGAGAGAGCTGATGGAGCTGGTCAGATTCCCCTTCATGGACAAAATGTACTTCCTAGAGAAGGTGGAGACTGACAAGACCCTGCGCATGTGCTGCCCGGATATTGTGTCAGAAGCTCTAAAGTATCAGGCATTCCCAGGGGAGGTCCAGTCACCCCGCACCCGTCCCCGCCGTGTCAGTGGTCTGAGGGAGGCAGTGATGGTCATTGGAGGGTGTGAGATGTCAGAAGAAGATTTTGTTTTCACCGACTCCATGATGACGACACACTCCTCTGCACCATCAAGCACAAGTTGGGTTTCTATGACAACAATGAAGACTAGTTCTGACGATGGATTTGCTGTGGCTGTTTTGGGTACAAGTGACATTATGGTGTGTGGTGGGGCTTCTTCCAAGGACGTTTGGCTGTATCACTCAAGACTTGACTCCTGGTCTAAACTTGCTCCGATGCGCACAGATAGGTTCTATCACAAGCTGGCAGTACTGCAAGGTAAAGTGTACGCAATTGGTGGCAGAAGTTTACGTCGAGGTACACAAGCAGGTGTGGATATCTATGACCAGAGCCTAAACAAGTGGACTGAAGGTGTTCCACTGCCACAGCCAAGGTACTGTCATGCAGTCGCGGTGTTAGATGGCAGCATATATGCGATAGGTGGGCGAGTTGCTGGGTACATTTGGAGTTCAACTTCTACTGTGTTCCGCTTCAGTAACTCCCAGTGGCATTCAGTAAGGGATATGCCTGAGAAGGCCAGTTCCATTACTGCTTCAGTTCTCAATGGTAGCATCTATGTTGCTGGGATTCCCACAAAGGTGCTGTGTTACAGGCCGGAGGAAGACATGTGGACTGTAGTAGCCAACACTTGCACTGGACGCCAATGTGGTATGACTGTGTTGGGTGGGCAGATTTACATCTATGGAGGCATGGACACTGATAACAATGGAACTGTTACATCAAAGGTTTGGCAGCTTAATCAAAAAGACAAGTCACTCAAGCAGGTTGGAAACATGCCCAAGGGTCTGGCTGAACACGCTTGTGTTACTATATTGAAGGGATGA